The following are from one region of the Paenibacillus sp. JZ16 genome:
- a CDS encoding carbohydrate ABC transporter permease, protein MNLQTTGTGSASGKRVITKGLTGFVKLLLIVYAILTLYPLYWLFTSAFKSNQDFFTNPYGLPKEWMTENLFRAWELGNMGRAMLNSTVVTITAVVLTILLSVLAAYVLSRFEFRFKKLVVVLFTTGLLIPIHSTLVPLFIMMKNIGLLDTYGALILPYTAFELPIAIFLAMAYMSSIPREIEEAAMIDGSGWWGIFGRMILPLCTPIVATISILAFLRFWNDFSFALVFINTQALKTLPLSLSLFSDGFGTDYSLTMGAMAIAVIPTIVAYLILQEQIMKGMVAGSIKG, encoded by the coding sequence GTGAATTTACAGACGACCGGGACCGGAAGTGCCTCAGGGAAACGCGTCATCACGAAGGGGTTAACCGGGTTCGTAAAATTGCTGCTGATTGTGTATGCGATTCTTACGCTCTATCCCTTGTACTGGCTTTTTACGAGCGCGTTTAAATCGAATCAGGATTTCTTCACCAACCCTTACGGCTTGCCGAAGGAGTGGATGACCGAGAATTTATTCCGGGCATGGGAGCTTGGAAATATGGGCAGAGCGATGCTGAATTCAACGGTTGTGACGATTACTGCCGTCGTTCTGACCATCCTGCTCAGTGTACTTGCGGCGTATGTACTGTCCAGATTCGAGTTTCGGTTCAAAAAGCTGGTGGTCGTGTTGTTTACGACCGGGCTGCTGATTCCGATTCACAGTACGCTGGTGCCCTTGTTTATTATGATGAAAAATATCGGCTTACTCGACACGTACGGTGCGCTCATTCTGCCGTATACGGCATTTGAGCTGCCGATCGCAATCTTCCTGGCGATGGCCTACATGTCATCCATTCCTAGAGAGATTGAAGAAGCGGCCATGATTGATGGCAGCGGCTGGTGGGGAATCTTCGGCAGAATGATTCTTCCGCTCTGTACGCCCATCGTGGCAACGATATCGATTCTGGCATTCCTCCGATTCTGGAATGACTTCTCCTTCGCACTCGTATTTATTAATACGCAAGCGCTAAAGACGCTTCCGCTCAGTCTGTCCCTGTTCTCGGACGGCTTCGGTACGGATTACAGCTTGACGATGGGAGCGATGGCGATCGCAGTCATTCCAACAATTGTGGCTTACCTGATCTTGCAGGAGCAGATTATGAAGGGTATGGTGGCAGGATCCATCAAAGGTTGA
- a CDS encoding extracellular solute-binding protein, with product MRPKRKIGLVLLMMSLVLAACGGGQSKEQAGGNEGNQEKVKLTIWHNFAGDDLRAKSVRSFIDQFAQDHPEVTLDAQAIPPDGYRQRLSTVAAANEMPDVFFVYAGSQSAELHQAKLLQPITEVLDAHSDWKDKFLPGAFDPYEFEDGQIYSAPLGMSATSILYYNKALFDKHNVKVPTTWEEMMAAVKTFNDNGITPIALGNKAPWVAQSTIIGSIADRVTGTEWFKKAAAQDGAKFTDPEFIEALGYFKELVDNKAFQEGANSIDNTQAEQYFIQGNAAMMISGAWTLTNLAASSSEEQMKDIEVTTLPAIPGGKGEANTISGGAGGGLALSSRTEGKAKELALELIYAVSGPEAQKAIAESNSMVMYDTEIDESKVTSLYYKAFNLVKSTGITPVYDAYLSAEAAEVINNGLQEIMMGGPVEGVAQKLQDAQARSATP from the coding sequence ATGAGACCAAAACGTAAAATAGGTCTTGTACTGCTGATGATGTCACTGGTCCTTGCAGCTTGCGGAGGCGGGCAGAGCAAAGAGCAGGCGGGAGGAAATGAAGGCAATCAAGAGAAGGTCAAGCTGACCATCTGGCATAACTTTGCCGGTGATGATCTGCGTGCAAAATCAGTCCGAAGTTTTATCGATCAGTTTGCTCAGGACCATCCTGAAGTGACGCTCGATGCACAAGCGATTCCGCCGGACGGCTACCGTCAACGTCTGAGTACGGTTGCGGCTGCGAATGAAATGCCGGATGTATTCTTCGTATATGCAGGAAGTCAGTCAGCCGAGCTTCATCAGGCGAAGCTGCTTCAGCCGATTACAGAGGTGCTCGATGCGCATTCGGATTGGAAGGATAAATTCCTGCCGGGAGCGTTTGATCCGTACGAGTTCGAGGACGGCCAGATCTACTCCGCTCCACTAGGCATGTCGGCAACTTCGATTCTCTATTACAACAAAGCATTGTTTGACAAACATAACGTAAAAGTTCCAACGACTTGGGAAGAAATGATGGCAGCGGTTAAAACGTTCAACGATAACGGCATTACGCCGATCGCGCTCGGAAACAAAGCGCCATGGGTTGCGCAATCCACCATTATCGGATCGATTGCCGACCGTGTGACAGGCACCGAATGGTTTAAGAAAGCGGCAGCACAGGATGGCGCGAAATTTACCGATCCTGAGTTTATCGAAGCGCTTGGATATTTCAAAGAGCTCGTCGACAACAAAGCATTCCAAGAAGGTGCCAACAGCATCGACAACACGCAAGCTGAGCAGTATTTCATCCAAGGCAATGCAGCGATGATGATCAGCGGCGCGTGGACGCTCACCAACTTGGCGGCTTCTTCCTCGGAAGAGCAGATGAAGGATATTGAAGTGACGACTCTGCCTGCAATCCCTGGAGGCAAAGGCGAAGCTAACACCATCTCCGGCGGAGCTGGCGGCGGTCTGGCTCTTAGCAGCAGAACGGAAGGGAAAGCGAAAGAATTGGCGCTGGAGCTGATTTATGCGGTCAGCGGACCGGAAGCGCAAAAAGCGATTGCCGAGAGCAACTCCATGGTCATGTACGATACCGAAATCGATGAGTCGAAAGTTACTTCCTTGTACTACAAAGCCTTTAACCTGGTGAAATCCACAGGCATTACGCCGGTGTACGATGCTTATCTGTCTGCAGAGGCGGCTGAAGTCATCAACAACGGTCTGCAGGAAATTATGATGGGCGGTCCCGTCGAAGGTGTGGCCCAGAAGCTGCAGGACGCGCAAGCCAGATCCGCTACTCCATAA
- a CDS encoding carbohydrate ABC transporter permease — protein sequence MPTAMRSKGFIAIALLPALLLFLIFVIIPVFWSAYYGFFSWKGFGDATFIGLDNYIEMFKDPIFWRALRNNLILVVSSIIGQVPIALILAIVLFKNSFFSRFIRSAVFMPMVLSTVVVGLIWGYIYHPQFGIANYVLEMLGLESWTRAWLSDPKVNMLAISIPINWANIGPYLVIFIAALQNISPEIHDAAKIDGSTGWNKLMQITLPMIWSTVVVTIVLCISGSLKAFDHVIVMTGGGPAQSTELLATYMYNSTFSVYRYGYGSAVSTMIMIVSAILIALNYFATRRKPS from the coding sequence ATGCCTACAGCGATGAGAAGCAAAGGATTTATAGCCATAGCTCTTCTTCCTGCGCTTCTGTTGTTTCTGATATTTGTCATTATTCCGGTCTTCTGGTCAGCTTACTACGGATTTTTCAGTTGGAAAGGGTTCGGAGACGCCACATTTATCGGCCTTGATAATTATATAGAGATGTTCAAGGATCCGATCTTCTGGCGGGCGCTTCGAAACAACCTGATTCTGGTCGTATCATCCATTATTGGTCAGGTTCCAATCGCGTTGATTCTGGCCATTGTATTGTTCAAGAATTCGTTCTTCTCCAGGTTCATCCGGTCTGCCGTATTCATGCCGATGGTTCTCTCCACGGTTGTTGTCGGTCTCATCTGGGGTTACATTTACCATCCTCAGTTCGGAATCGCTAACTATGTGCTGGAGATGCTCGGTCTGGAGTCATGGACCCGTGCCTGGCTGTCCGATCCAAAAGTCAATATGCTGGCGATATCGATCCCGATTAACTGGGCGAACATCGGCCCTTATCTGGTCATCTTTATCGCAGCACTGCAAAATATTTCACCGGAGATCCATGATGCGGCCAAAATTGATGGGTCCACCGGCTGGAACAAGCTGATGCAAATCACGCTGCCGATGATCTGGAGCACGGTTGTCGTAACCATTGTGCTCTGTATCTCGGGAAGCCTGAAGGCTTTTGATCATGTTATCGTCATGACGGGCGGCGGACCGGCGCAATCGACCGAGCTGCTTGCCACCTACATGTACAACAGCACGTTCAGCGTGTATCGCTACGGTTACGGCTCCGCCGTTTCCACGATGATTATGATCGTCAGCGCCATTCTTATCGCGCTTAACTATTTCGCAACGCGCAGAAAGCCAAGTTAA
- a CDS encoding response regulator transcription factor codes for MKVLIVDDEVIIRNGLSTVINWADNGFTVLTPAASAEEALQRIPVEMPEIIFTDIRMTGISGLDMAHEVKQQYPEIEIIVISGYDEFSYAQQAMREGVSDYLLKTSRTGEIIEAAVQARERLLQRRLTQAKGRAQELVVSRGFLRRLLASGTPLDEHAEAELCERYPELRLESNGSVLQIWMLSIYPLHPEEEEQSNVSELHRLIGTELAEELQCAWLEWNGSLLLLVRAEPNNGWGRVDSALRKMESTHACRITAASGRRVANARELHIALATAVEASSYEWLLQSERHIRYEDIEGRTGIRTVCSMEEETKLSSLLRSGESADLQAWVTDLLRRIQSQSQATPGSVQAYLHSLIISAQRWLIRAATSIGYTSPVKVEETYDIRELTKNPEKVLIDSLGLIMKEYRDMVSTTSPVQRAISFIHEHLGQSLSLQQVAKHVHMNPNYFSEMFKKETGQNYIEFVTQAKLRKAMHLLRETPAKISEIANEIGYEDIKYFNRLFKKWTGQTPSEYRANPEFCPSMD; via the coding sequence ATGAAGGTACTGATCGTTGATGATGAAGTGATCATTCGAAATGGTCTGAGTACAGTGATCAATTGGGCCGATAACGGCTTTACGGTGCTGACGCCCGCGGCTTCAGCGGAGGAAGCCCTTCAGCGTATTCCCGTTGAAATGCCCGAAATTATTTTTACCGATATTCGCATGACAGGCATAAGCGGACTGGATATGGCACATGAAGTCAAGCAGCAGTATCCCGAGATCGAAATCATTGTTATATCGGGATATGATGAATTCTCATATGCGCAGCAGGCAATGCGGGAAGGCGTAAGTGACTATTTGCTGAAGACGAGCAGGACCGGGGAAATTATCGAGGCTGCTGTCCAAGCAAGAGAGCGTTTGTTACAGCGCAGGCTTACACAAGCGAAGGGAAGGGCGCAGGAGTTGGTAGTCAGCCGGGGTTTCCTGAGAAGGCTGCTTGCTTCCGGCACTCCGCTGGACGAGCATGCCGAGGCCGAATTGTGTGAGCGATACCCGGAGCTGCGTTTGGAATCGAACGGCTCGGTGCTGCAGATCTGGATGCTGTCGATATATCCGCTGCATCCAGAAGAAGAGGAACAATCGAACGTTAGCGAGCTGCATCGATTAATCGGCACGGAGTTGGCCGAAGAGCTGCAATGCGCGTGGCTGGAGTGGAACGGCTCCCTGCTTCTGTTGGTGCGGGCAGAGCCGAATAATGGCTGGGGGCGGGTAGATTCCGCTCTGCGGAAGATGGAATCCACGCACGCCTGCCGCATCACGGCTGCCAGCGGCCGACGGGTCGCAAACGCCAGGGAGCTGCACATTGCGCTGGCTACCGCGGTAGAGGCCAGCTCCTACGAGTGGCTGCTGCAATCGGAACGGCATATCCGTTATGAAGATATCGAAGGACGAACAGGCATCCGCACGGTCTGTTCGATGGAGGAAGAAACCAAACTGTCATCCCTGCTGCGTTCGGGAGAATCCGCCGACTTGCAGGCATGGGTGACGGATTTGCTGCGGCGCATCCAAAGTCAGAGCCAGGCAACGCCCGGCTCGGTTCAGGCTTACCTGCATTCCCTGATCATCTCGGCACAACGATGGCTTATACGGGCTGCGACGTCTATCGGCTATACCAGTCCGGTGAAAGTGGAAGAGACGTACGATATCCGCGAGTTGACCAAGAATCCGGAGAAGGTACTGATCGATTCGCTCGGACTCATCATGAAGGAGTACCGTGATATGGTGTCGACGACAAGTCCCGTCCAGCGAGCGATCTCCTTCATTCATGAGCATCTGGGACAGAGCTTGTCTCTCCAACAAGTGGCGAAGCATGTTCATATGAACCCCAACTATTTCAGCGAGATGTTCAAGAAGGAAACCGGACAGAATTATATCGAATTCGTGACCCAGGCGAAACTGCGAAAAGCGATGCACCTGCTAAGGGAAACGCCAGCCAAAATCAGTGAAATCGCGAATGAAATCGGCTATGAGGATATTAAGTATTTTAACCGCCTGTTCAAGAAATGGACGGGACAAACCCCGTCGGAGTATCGGGCAAATCCTGAATTTTGTCCCTCTATGGACTGA